One Hordeum vulgare subsp. vulgare chromosome 4H, MorexV3_pseudomolecules_assembly, whole genome shotgun sequence DNA window includes the following coding sequences:
- the LOC123447465 gene encoding berberine bridge enzyme-like Cyn d 4 codes for MGMLPRVSGLFVSFFFFSCSVASPDGFLHCLRAKSVPSELVYTQSSSNFTDVLASSIRNGKFFTNATVRPLCIITPGPGDASHVQAAVLCGRRQGVRLRVRSGGHDYEGLSYRSSARPSEVFAVVDLGANLRAVRVNRYDSTAWVDSGATIGELYYAVAKNESRLAFPAGECSTIGVGGHLSGGGIGMMMRKHGLSADKVLDAKLVNADGELLDRAGMGEDLFWAIRGGGGGNFGIVLSWKVQLVQVPSTVVAFNIAKTVAQGAVEILTRWQDVAPCLPNDITLRVIVRGQQAMFQALYLGGCVPLVAMMADQFPELGMTSTDCQPMTWLQSAATPFLSFGTNGTLEEALLDRSTSLSRSNKIKSDYVRRAISKAAWEDIFPWFTKPGAGFVLLEPHGGFMGSVPAAATPYPHRNGVLYVMQYLVGWQQGDDGTAATAWIEGLYELMGQHVSKKPRRAYVNFRDLGIGENDDAGTFEGGEAWGESYFVGNYRRLAAVKAAVDPTNYFRNEQSIPPLR; via the coding sequence ATGGGTATGCTGCCGAGAGTTAGCGGCCTCTttgtgagcttcttcttcttctcatgctCGGTTGCTTCCCCTGATGGCTTCTTGCATTGCCTACGGGCCAAGAGTGTACCCAGCGAGCTGGTGTACACGCAGAGCTCCAGCAACTTCACCGACGTGCTGGCCTCCTCCATCAGGAACGGCAAGTTCTTCACCAACGCCACGGTGAGGCCGCTCTGCATCATCACGCCCGGCCCCGGCGACGCCTCCCACGTCCAGGCCGCCGTGCTCTGCGGCCGCCGGCAGGGCGTGCGCCTCCGCGTGCGTAGCGGCGGGCATGACTACGAGGGCCTGTCGTACCGGTCGTCGGCGCGGCCTTCCGAGGTGTTCGCGGTGGTCGACCTCGGCGCCAACCTCCGGGCCGTGCGCGTCAACCGGTACGACTCCACGGCCTGGGTCGACTCGGGCGCCACCATCGGAGAGCTGTACTACGCCGTCGCCAAGAACGAGTCCCGGCTCGCGTTCCCGGCCGGCGAGTGCTCGACCATTGGCGTGGGTGGGCACTTGAGCGGCGGCGGCATCGGGATGATGATGCGCAAGCACGGCCTCTCCGCCGACAAGGTACTCGACGCCAAGCTGGTCAACGCCGACGGCGAGCTCCTGGACAGGGCCGGCATGGGGGAGGACCTCTTCTGGGCCatccggggaggcggcggcggcaactTCGGCATCGTGCTCTCGTGGAAGGTCCAGCTCGTGCAGGTCCCGTCCACGGTGGTGGCGTTCAACATCGCCAAGACGGTCGCGCAGGGCGCCGTGGAGATCCTCACCAGATGGCAGGACGTCGCACCGTGTCTACCCAACGACATAACCCTAAGGGTGATCGTGCGGGGGCAGCAGGCCATGTTCCAGGCCCTGTACCTCGGCGGTTGCGTCCCGCTGGTGGCGATGATGGCCGACCAGTTCCCGGAGCTGGGCATGACGAGCACCGACTGCCAACCGATGACCTGGCTgcagtcggcggccacgccgttcCTGAGCTTCGGCACAAACGGCACGCTGGAGGAGGCCCTCCTCGACAGGAGCACCAGCCTGAGCAGGTCCAACAAGATCAAGTCGGACTACGTCCGGCGCGCCATCTCCAAGGCCGCGTGGGAGGACATCTTCCCCTGGTTCACCAAGCCCGGCGCCGGGTTCGTCCTGCTGGAGCCCCACGGCGGGTTCATGGGCAGCGTCCCCGCCGCCGCGACGCCGTACCCGCACCGGAACGGCGTGCTGTACGTCATGCAGTACCTGGTGGGCTGGCAGCAGGGCGACGACGGCACGGCGGCGACGGCCTGGATCGAGGGCCTGTACGAGCTGATGGGGCAGCACGTGAGCAAGAAGCCGAGGCGGGCGTACGTCAACTTCCGGGACCTGGGCATCGGGGAGAACGACGACGCCGGCACGTTCGAGGGCGGCGAGGCGTGGGGCGAGAGCTACTTCGTGGGCAACTACCGGAGGCTCGCGGCGGTGAAGGCGGCCGTGGATCCCACCAACTACTTCAGGAACGAGCAGAGCATCCCGCCGTTGCGTTGA